One region of Catenuloplanes indicus genomic DNA includes:
- a CDS encoding fibronectin type III domain-containing protein, giving the protein MVTTQATPGTIEPPPGRRKRLRTPGGLVTIGTVAALVAGMAATVLGLGAADQAVASFDAASWLWSKSKGELARANGVTGRVDTRFAVAGAAGHPMQVSQTDRFLIMRDLNTGLVSSLDLTSLQTIATAQTTAGVGVTVALDEEAAFIVDSVQGEVRQLDPQTLEPVGEPVRYPPGIAGGTFDGESRLWIAVPSEGTVSAITPAPIGDDEGDRADTEAGGQGAGGPKLIRTHGVAAPSHDLALTALDSGVAVLDRTTNTLTMVRGEAEPLPVTLPLTGVGLLPERTTGTQIPVTVGEDRKVYVVSETGVVTEFAVPGDGAPLRPAVAWSGRFYVPEEGTGVVHVLDGSGTRTGTFTVAGANGELELEVRENHLFVNAPNSAAAQVVDDAHQVKTVDKYANDVLGGDPPKEAPPPPPPPAQPQVGKPGVPKQVTAAAGNAQIRLSWKPAASNGAPITKYVVEGADKTWQVGADQRSLQVDGLTNGETYQFTVYAVNSEGEGPKAKSNPAVPTSEVPDAPEKVTAAAQPDGTVKITWPEANGQGLKIKSYAVNAISAGATALVGQADGTELVVAAGELEYGTQYAFTVTSTNERGGSSKASPPSETVVPFTVPEAPDGLDAATVGGEAGAITVTWTAPAENGRPITKYVVTAGDKTAEVAAGGTSTKLTGFGNGVNVTVKVVAVNEAGEGKPATATARTVAAPTVTITGSSVTETELTVKATVNAGGGTATCTLTGGGKTAKGGCASLTLTELPPSTKVDFTLTATNAAGSAKDTGSKTTSAVYGLAVCNNNTGASDEAQHTWCNDKDNGRQVWTEPKDKGTLVGRASQNQRLSAICKTTGQSISQYVYNKGKVDPTNIWIKVNYGGTTGYISFAWFNLEGYGINSTGPLPNC; this is encoded by the coding sequence GTGGTCACCACCCAAGCGACGCCGGGCACCATCGAGCCGCCGCCGGGGCGCCGGAAGCGATTGCGTACGCCCGGCGGCCTGGTCACGATCGGCACGGTGGCGGCGCTGGTCGCCGGCATGGCCGCGACCGTGCTCGGGCTCGGCGCCGCGGACCAGGCGGTGGCCAGCTTCGACGCGGCCTCCTGGCTGTGGAGCAAGTCCAAGGGTGAGCTGGCCCGGGCCAACGGCGTGACCGGCCGGGTGGACACCCGGTTCGCGGTCGCCGGTGCGGCCGGCCACCCGATGCAGGTCAGCCAGACCGACCGCTTCCTGATCATGCGCGATCTGAACACCGGCCTGGTCAGCTCGCTGGACCTGACGTCGCTGCAGACGATCGCGACCGCGCAGACCACGGCCGGTGTCGGCGTCACGGTCGCGCTGGACGAGGAGGCCGCGTTCATCGTCGACTCCGTCCAGGGCGAGGTCCGCCAGCTCGACCCACAGACGCTGGAGCCGGTCGGCGAGCCGGTGCGGTACCCGCCGGGCATCGCGGGCGGCACGTTCGACGGCGAGAGCCGGCTCTGGATCGCGGTGCCGTCCGAGGGCACGGTCTCCGCGATCACCCCGGCCCCGATCGGGGACGACGAGGGCGACCGGGCCGACACCGAGGCCGGCGGCCAGGGCGCGGGCGGCCCGAAGCTGATCCGCACGCACGGCGTCGCCGCGCCCAGCCACGACCTCGCGCTGACCGCGCTGGACAGCGGCGTGGCCGTGCTGGACCGCACCACGAACACGCTGACCATGGTCCGCGGCGAGGCGGAACCGCTGCCGGTGACGCTGCCGCTGACCGGCGTCGGCCTGCTCCCGGAACGCACCACCGGCACGCAGATCCCGGTGACGGTCGGCGAGGACCGCAAGGTCTACGTGGTCTCCGAGACCGGCGTGGTGACCGAGTTCGCGGTACCGGGCGACGGCGCGCCGCTGCGCCCGGCCGTGGCCTGGTCGGGCCGGTTCTACGTGCCGGAGGAGGGCACCGGCGTGGTACACGTGCTGGACGGTTCCGGTACGCGGACCGGCACGTTCACGGTCGCGGGCGCGAACGGCGAGCTGGAGCTGGAGGTCCGCGAGAACCACCTGTTCGTCAACGCGCCGAACTCGGCCGCCGCGCAGGTCGTGGACGACGCCCACCAGGTCAAGACGGTCGACAAGTACGCGAACGACGTGCTCGGCGGCGACCCGCCGAAGGAGGCGCCGCCGCCCCCGCCGCCGCCCGCGCAGCCGCAGGTCGGCAAGCCGGGCGTGCCGAAGCAGGTGACCGCCGCGGCCGGCAACGCGCAGATCCGGCTGAGCTGGAAGCCGGCTGCGTCGAACGGCGCACCCATCACGAAGTACGTGGTGGAGGGCGCGGACAAGACCTGGCAGGTCGGCGCGGACCAGCGCTCGCTCCAGGTCGACGGCCTGACCAACGGCGAGACGTACCAGTTCACGGTGTACGCGGTGAACAGCGAGGGCGAGGGCCCGAAGGCGAAGTCGAACCCGGCGGTCCCCACCTCCGAGGTGCCGGACGCGCCGGAGAAGGTCACCGCGGCCGCGCAGCCGGACGGCACCGTGAAGATCACCTGGCCGGAGGCGAACGGCCAGGGCCTGAAGATCAAGTCGTACGCCGTGAACGCGATCTCGGCCGGCGCGACCGCGCTGGTCGGCCAGGCGGACGGCACCGAGCTGGTGGTCGCGGCCGGCGAGCTGGAGTACGGCACGCAGTACGCGTTCACGGTCACCTCGACCAACGAACGCGGCGGCTCGTCCAAGGCGTCCCCGCCGAGTGAGACCGTGGTGCCGTTCACCGTGCCGGAGGCACCGGACGGCCTGGACGCGGCCACGGTCGGCGGCGAGGCCGGCGCGATCACGGTCACCTGGACCGCACCGGCGGAGAACGGCCGGCCGATCACGAAATACGTGGTGACCGCCGGTGACAAGACCGCCGAGGTCGCGGCCGGTGGCACGTCGACGAAGCTGACCGGCTTCGGCAACGGCGTGAACGTGACGGTCAAGGTGGTCGCCGTGAACGAGGCCGGCGAGGGCAAGCCCGCCACCGCGACCGCGCGCACGGTCGCGGCACCGACGGTCACGATCACCGGGTCGTCCGTCACCGAGACCGAGCTGACCGTCAAGGCGACCGTGAACGCGGGCGGCGGCACCGCCACCTGCACGCTGACCGGCGGCGGGAAGACGGCCAAGGGCGGCTGCGCGTCGCTGACCCTGACCGAGCTGCCGCCGAGCACGAAGGTCGACTTCACGCTCACCGCGACGAACGCGGCCGGCAGCGCGAAGGACACCGGCAGCAAGACCACGAGCGCGGTCTACGGCCTCGCGGTCTGCAACAACAACACCGGCGCCAGCGACGAGGCACAGCACACCTGGTGCAACGACAAGGACAACGGCCGTCAGGTCTGGACCGAGCCGAAGGACAAGGGCACGCTGGTCGGGCGGGCGAGCCAGAACCAGCGGCTCTCCGCGATCTGCAAGACCACCGGTCAGAGCATCAGCCAGTACGTCTACAACAAGGGCAAGGTCGACCCGACGAACATCTGGATCAAGGTGAACTACGGCGGCACCACGGGATACATCTCGTTCGCCTGGTTCAACCTGGAGGGGTACGGCATCAACTCGACCGGCCCGCTGCCGAACTGCTGA
- a CDS encoding AAA family ATPase yields the protein MAPPAAAPVQPVAAEGPLTQQQVQGFASIANQLAASIGTVVLGKPELIRLALTALFAQGHVLLEDVPGVGKTTLARAIAASVHGQWRRIQFTPDLLPADVSGVTIFNQATRAFEFHPGPVFANIVIADEINRASPKTQSALLEVMEERTVTVDGVPHPVPRPFLVVATQNPVEMDGTYRLPEAQLDRFLVKLSVGYPDESVEIEVLRGANVRSPESLPPIADTNIVTEMIKMAQRVHIADPLYAYAVRLAAATRQDPRVRIGVSPRGVIALTRAACAYALMEGRAWILPEDLKALIGPVFAHRVLLTPEAALRGTTAEDVVADALRSVPVPLPGGGTQA from the coding sequence ATGGCGCCGCCCGCCGCCGCCCCGGTGCAGCCGGTCGCGGCCGAGGGGCCGCTCACGCAGCAGCAGGTGCAGGGCTTCGCCAGCATTGCGAACCAGCTCGCGGCCAGCATCGGCACCGTGGTGCTGGGCAAGCCGGAGCTGATCCGGCTCGCGCTGACCGCGCTGTTCGCGCAGGGCCACGTGCTGCTGGAGGACGTGCCCGGCGTCGGCAAGACCACGCTGGCCCGCGCGATCGCCGCGTCCGTGCACGGCCAGTGGCGGCGCATCCAGTTCACGCCGGACCTGCTGCCCGCGGACGTCTCCGGCGTCACGATCTTCAACCAGGCCACCCGTGCGTTCGAGTTCCACCCCGGCCCGGTCTTCGCGAACATCGTGATCGCCGACGAGATCAACCGGGCGTCGCCGAAGACGCAGTCCGCGCTGCTCGAGGTGATGGAGGAGCGCACGGTCACGGTCGACGGCGTGCCGCACCCGGTGCCGCGCCCGTTCCTGGTGGTCGCCACGCAGAACCCGGTGGAGATGGACGGCACCTACCGGCTCCCGGAGGCGCAGCTGGACCGGTTCCTGGTGAAGCTGTCGGTCGGCTACCCGGACGAGTCGGTCGAGATCGAGGTGCTGCGCGGCGCGAACGTGCGCTCGCCGGAGAGCCTGCCGCCGATCGCGGACACGAACATCGTCACCGAGATGATCAAGATGGCGCAGCGGGTGCACATCGCGGACCCGCTGTACGCGTACGCGGTCCGCCTGGCCGCGGCCACCCGTCAGGACCCGCGCGTGCGGATCGGCGTGAGCCCGCGCGGCGTGATCGCGCTGACCCGGGCCGCCTGCGCGTACGCGCTGATGGAGGGCCGGGCCTGGATCCTGCCCGAGGACCTGAAGGCGCTGATCGGCCCGGTCTTCGCGCACCGCGTGCTGCTCACCCCGGAGGCGGCGCTGCGCGGCACGACCGCGGAGGACGTGGTGGCCGACGCGCTCCGCTCGGTCCCGGTGCCGCTGCCCGGCGGCGGCACGCAGGCCTGA